The Prodigiosinella aquatilis region CGTTGCAGCGCGTTACTCACTACCTGCGAATAGGGTTTCCACGCGCCCAATACTTCATCCATACGGTAGGCCGAGAAATCGCTGATGAAGCCAGGCATATCCGCTTCGCTGACCCGATCAGCAAATCTGGCGGCAGCAGCACCGGCCATATCAAATTTGATCAGAGTGCCATAGCAGTCGAACGTGATGTATTTCGGTTTAAACACAGCCATTTGCTACCTCAAAAAGTCAGAAATGGAGAACACCGCACTGATTCAAAAATCAATCAATACGCTTTTATCGCGGCGACAGCTTTCAAATGCCTGGCGGCCTAAATCCTTGCCAATCCCCGAACCATGAAAACCGCCAGTAGGAATAATAAAGTCACCGGAACGGCCATAACGGTTGATCCACACTGTACCGGCGGCGATACCCCGCATGGCACGTAAGGCACGCTGAATATTCAGGGTATGCACTCCGGCACACAGGCCGTATGTCGGATGCGCCGCCAGCGCCAGCCCCTCATCTTCATCGTCGAACAGTTGCACCGTGAGCACCGGGCCGAAAATCTCTTCAAGGACTGCCGGGTTATCCGACTGCACGCCAGCAATCAGCGTCGGTTGCCAGAAATAGCCATCACCGGTGGCGTCAAAACGGGCCCCACCCACCAGAACGTCTCCCCCTTCAGACCGGGCCGCAGACACCCGTTGTGCCACTTTCTGCGCTTGCCGGGCATCGATCAGCGGAGAATAACGGCTGCTCTCCAGCCAGGTCGCACCGGGACGTATCCTCTGACAACCGGCAATCAGCTTTTCAAGTAATGGACCCGCGATAGCGCGCTGTACAATCAAGCGAGTTCCGGCCACACAAGCCTGACCGCCGTTGGCGGTAAATCCCCGCAGGATACGTCCGGCTACCTCGTCAACATCCCCGGCGTCATCAAATACCAGTTGTGGGCTTTTGCCGCCCAACTCCAGCGTCACCGGCTTCATACCGTTGAACGCCGCGTCGCTCATGATGCGCGCGCCGGTCTGGGTCGAGCCGGTGAACGAGACTTTGCGGACCAGTGGATGTGCTACCAGAGCGGCGCCGGTTACTGCGCCGCTGCCCTGAATGATATTCAGCACACCGGGTGGCAGCCCCGCCTCCAACGCCAGTTCAGCCAGACGTACAGTAGAAAAGGGTGTCAGCTCAGAGGGTTTCAGCACCACCGCATTACCTGCCGCCAGCGCCGGACCACATTTCCAGGACGCCATCGACAGAGGAAAATTCCACGGTGTGATAGCACCAATAACCCCATAGGGTTCAGGTACCAACATGCCAAGGCTGGTATCGCGGGTAGAAAACAGGTCACCGCTATACTTATCAGCGCACTCGGCATAAAAGCGAATGGCTTCGGCGGTAAAAGGAATTTCGTGTTGACGCACATCGGTAATAGGACGGGTTGAGCCCACCGCTTCAAGCTGGCCAAGATAATCCGCATCAGCTTCGATCAAGTCAGCCCAGCGCCGTAATACGACAGCACGCTGACGCGGCGGACAACGACTCCAGCCACTCGTCTTCAGTGCACTATCCGCCAACGTAACGGCCTCATCCACTAACTGGGTATTCGCTTCATGTAAATCCGCATAAGGCTGACCATCTGACGGACGCATTACCGTGATTGAGTTGCCTTGCCCCACCCGTTGCCGCCCGTCAATAAAATGACTGGCAGGCAGTGCGACACTATCGGGATTGAAACTCAACATAACCTGCGCCTTATAGTTGAATGCACTGTTTATCGTCACCATTTTTCACGATGACGGTGTAGTCGCGTCGTTGAAAAATACGTTCAATTATCAGATAAGTTTTAATTATTTAAGTCACATCGCGGCGTTAACTTATCCCCAACCTTACGTTAACTTTCCGTTTAATTTCTGTTTTGACTAATGCAGAAAGTATGCCAGCCGATAAAAAATAATAATGCGTAAAAACGGAGCCAAAAAAATTTTATGCCGTTATGAACGGTAAAATTTTCCAGATACGCCGACCAACTAATTACATGATTTTAATAAAAAATAAATGCACTATCACAATGCAATTAATTCACTACTTGCACCATTTAGGACCAATTGATTCTCGCGGACAATACGCTGAAAACATGGGGGGAAAAATAAAAGGGAAGAAACGCCAATCTGGATTAATTCTGTCGGCGTTTTAACAATTACATTAATTAGGGCAATAAATAATTAATAAAATTTATCTGATAATCCACCGCATTTACAACCAGTACTGCCTGAACCTGCCGTCACATCTCGCAACAAAAAATCAATATTTACTCATTATCTCTAAACCCATTCTGATAGCCGAATAATACGAGGTCGCCACACTGAAAAGGATGTCAACCACAGAAGGTCACTATCATGCTATCAAGAAGACGCATATCTCGACTTGGCTACCGACCAGACCTGCCGGATATCCGCGATCACCACTACGCACCTGCTCTTGCTGTCCTGCATAGTCTGCCACCCGCAATGGAGCTGGCTGTCGATTTTTCAGCGTATAACCAGGGAGAACTAGGTTCTTGCACCGCCAATGCACTGGCCGCCACCAAACCACCAGCAAATTGCCATAAAGAAGCGCGACAGTATGTCAACACCACCATTACAGCGGTTCAGCCCGGTATGCCGCGTCGTACAATGCAGGTTACATAACCGCCCTCAATCATTGGAAATCAACATCAGCAGGTCAGTGGAGCCGATATCAATCCCTTCCTGCGACAATAGGGTTGCGACTTGTCCCCGGTGATGGGTTTGATGATTAAAAAAATGGACCAGTAAAGCAAAAAAGGGTTTGTTTGAAGCAATATCCTTCGTGTTTGAATATCTTAACCTGCTATCAAGATCCGCCTCGGTTAACAAACCGATCCATTCACGGATAGTGAGATCAAGCTGTTTGCGGTGTTGCCACAGGCTCTCTATATCGGCGAATAATATTTGCGCCAATGCTGTCGGCATGGGTTGAACCCGGACAAAATCTAATGCCGGGTTGTTCGGCAGATGATTGGCAAAACGTTTAAGCCACAAGGTATCAGCCACGACCAGATGATTCAGTGTCCCCAGGATAGAGCCAAAGAAAGCTTTTTTGTCCTCACTCAGCTGAGTGGGCGATAAACATCTGGCAGCCTCATAGATCTTGGTGTTCATCCACTGGTTGTATTCCGCCAATAGTTGGATATGTCCGGTTCGCGTCATTGTCATCTCCAGACAGATGTTAATTAAACGGTCAGCTCATAGGGTCAAAGGCATCATCCGACCCTCTATTTTTAACCCATTCATGGCCAGTTCATGTGAGAACAGCGCTCACCACTCAGCATTTACCATCCACATCAGGCATTGACCACCCGCACACATTGCCGGGTGTGCAACATGAGAGCATGCTATTTTTGAACTTTACCATAGCTTATCGACCGAAGATAAATGCTGGACAGATGATTCCCGGAGGCTGTATGTCGAACCAGACCGTTGACCATTATTCTGCTGAAACCGGGCGGTTTTATAATCCTCGAAAAACCACCGCGCCGCGCCTGAGCCTGAGAGAAAGCCTGTCGTTACTCTTCAAACTGGGGTTCGATACCGCCTCACGCATCCCGACTGGCAAACTCCCCGACATTCAACCGGACATGACTACCTTTCTGGCGCCGGCCGACCACCTGAAATTTATCTGGTTCGGGCATTCCACACTACTGCTGAATCTGGAAGGGAAAATCATGCTTGTCGATCCGGTGTTTTCCGCCACCGTTTCGCCTTTCAGTTTTATGTTTCGACGATTCCAGCCAGCAGCGATAACGCTGGATGAACTACCAAAAGTGGATATCATCCTGATTTCCCACGATCATTATGATCATCTGGATAAGAAAGCCATTAGGTTCTTTCTCAACCAGGAAACCGCATTCATCGTGCCGCTCAAGGTCGGTAAGCATTTACAGAAATGGGGGATTGAGCGCTCACGCATTCAGGAGCTCGATTGGTATGACACCCTGCGCTACGGCAACCTGACATTCACCGCCACCCCGGCCCGTCATTTTTCCGGCCGTAGTCCCTTTGCGCATAATAAAACCCTGTGGGTTTCCTGGGTGATCCAGAGTCAGTCCGAACGGATTTTTTTCAGTGGCGACTCCAGCTACGACACCCACTTTAAAGACATCGGCGAACGTTTCGGCCCGTTTGACCTCGCCTTCATGGAAAATGGTCAATATGACCGGCGCTGGCCGGATGCGCACATGATGCCGGAAAATACCATTCAGGCGGTGCAGGATATACAGGCAAACGTGTTTGTGCCCATCCACTGGGGGATGTTCACCCTCTCATTCCATCATTGGTCGGAACCGGTGATTCGCACCAGCCAGTTGGCGAGCGAGCGACAGCTCACTATGCTGACCCCACGACTGGGTGAGATTGCCACCAAACATCTGTCCCCCGTCTCACCTGCCTGGTGGGAGAGGGTACAGCACGTTGATGGCGTATTGGACGCCGCCGTACCTTCACAGGAAACCCAGGTGGAATAGCCCGTGATGTCGATGTATTCCTGCATGCATCAACGATCTACCCAGTCGTTGGTTTTGCCCGATAAACCACAAAACCAACTATCGAAAAAATGACTAGCCTGACAGATCAGCGCGGTTTTAAAGGCGGCGCGCTATTTGTCTGACGCGGCCCGGTGAGAAACGGTTTTTCCTGATACAACGCAATGGGCAAACCAATGATATAACGCTGGCGTAACCGGGAAGAGAGGTAATCCATTAGCATGACGACCACGACCAGAATCAGGGTGATAAACATCACCACATCCCAGTTCCACAACCGCATGTTTTCAGCGTAAACCAAGCCGACACCACCCGCTCCCACGAAGCCCAGGACAGCGGCCGAGCGAACGTTAGATTCCATCTGATAAAGGCTAAGCGCCAGTAAGGTAGG contains the following coding sequences:
- a CDS encoding aldehyde dehydrogenase family protein is translated as MLSFNPDSVALPASHFIDGRQRVGQGNSITVMRPSDGQPYADLHEANTQLVDEAVTLADSALKTSGWSRCPPRQRAVVLRRWADLIEADADYLGQLEAVGSTRPITDVRQHEIPFTAEAIRFYAECADKYSGDLFSTRDTSLGMLVPEPYGVIGAITPWNFPLSMASWKCGPALAAGNAVVLKPSELTPFSTVRLAELALEAGLPPGVLNIIQGSGAVTGAALVAHPLVRKVSFTGSTQTGARIMSDAAFNGMKPVTLELGGKSPQLVFDDAGDVDEVAGRILRGFTANGGQACVAGTRLIVQRAIAGPLLEKLIAGCQRIRPGATWLESSRYSPLIDARQAQKVAQRVSAARSEGGDVLVGGARFDATGDGYFWQPTLIAGVQSDNPAVLEEIFGPVLTVQLFDDEDEGLALAAHPTYGLCAGVHTLNIQRALRAMRGIAAGTVWINRYGRSGDFIIPTGGFHGSGIGKDLGRQAFESCRRDKSVLIDF
- a CDS encoding DinB family protein, which produces MTRTGHIQLLAEYNQWMNTKIYEAARCLSPTQLSEDKKAFFGSILGTLNHLVVADTLWLKRFANHLPNNPALDFVRVQPMPTALAQILFADIESLWQHRKQLDLTIREWIGLLTEADLDSRLRYSNTKDIASNKPFFALLVHFFNHQTHHRGQVATLLSQEGIDIGSTDLLMLISND
- a CDS encoding MBL fold metallo-hydrolase; amino-acid sequence: MSNQTVDHYSAETGRFYNPRKTTAPRLSLRESLSLLFKLGFDTASRIPTGKLPDIQPDMTTFLAPADHLKFIWFGHSTLLLNLEGKIMLVDPVFSATVSPFSFMFRRFQPAAITLDELPKVDIILISHDHYDHLDKKAIRFFLNQETAFIVPLKVGKHLQKWGIERSRIQELDWYDTLRYGNLTFTATPARHFSGRSPFAHNKTLWVSWVIQSQSERIFFSGDSSYDTHFKDIGERFGPFDLAFMENGQYDRRWPDAHMMPENTIQAVQDIQANVFVPIHWGMFTLSFHHWSEPVIRTSQLASERQLTMLTPRLGEIATKHLSPVSPAWWERVQHVDGVLDAAVPSQETQVE